In Candidatus Falkowbacteria bacterium, a genomic segment contains:
- a CDS encoding DUF3307 domain-containing protein has product MLTIFEQIIIGHLVGDYLLQSKKMAIAKSDKTLNGWLWCLAHCVIYTLCICLFTATTEPIKIILIFMSHFPVDHWSLAVKWLKIIKGRTFAKTMEPSNVLNVFDLSFTAIVYVVVDNTIHILLMLIIFKYL; this is encoded by the coding sequence ATGCTTACAATTTTTGAACAAATAATCATTGGCCATTTAGTTGGAGACTATCTACTCCAATCAAAAAAAATGGCAATTGCTAAATCGGACAAAACTCTAAACGGCTGGCTATGGTGCTTGGCACATTGTGTAATATACACGCTATGTATTTGCCTTTTCACCGCAACAACTGAACCAATAAAAATTATTTTGATCTTTATGAGTCATTTTCCTGTTGATCACTGGTCATTGGCAGTAAAGTGGCTAAAAATAATTAAAGGCAGAACCTTCGCTAAGACAATGGAACCAAGTAACGTGCTTAATGTATTCGACTTGTCCTTTACTGCAATAGTTTATGTAGTAGTAGACAATACTATTCATATACTATTGATGTTGATTATATTCAAGTATCTTTAA
- a CDS encoding NUDIX hydrolase, producing MKSDLEYSNLPKKRMGSGIILLNEHNEILLTKSPYKDYWTVPGGSVDENESPRRACIREIKEEIGLDILDVRFMCVDYQNNSEKGESLQFLFYGGILTQQQIHAITLQEEEISEYTFLPLLEAQKLLGKLLGIRIEKCLEAYKNNQALYLENAEVH from the coding sequence ATGAAATCTGATTTAGAATATTCTAATCTTCCTAAAAAAAGAATGGGTTCAGGTATTATTTTGTTAAACGAGCATAACGAAATATTATTAACAAAATCACCATACAAGGATTATTGGACTGTGCCAGGAGGCTCCGTAGATGAAAATGAATCACCACGTCGAGCCTGTATACGTGAGATTAAAGAAGAAATAGGACTTGATATTCTTGATGTTCGATTTATGTGCGTGGATTATCAAAATAATTCTGAAAAAGGTGAGAGTCTTCAATTTTTATTTTATGGTGGGATACTAACCCAACAACAGATACATGCTATAACATTGCAAGAGGAAGAAATTTCTGAATATACTTTTTTACCTCTGTTAGAAGCTCAAAAACTATTAGGAAAACTATTAGGAATTCGTATAGAAAAATGTTTAGAAGCGTACAAGAATAATCAAGCATTATACCTAGAGAATGCTGAAGTGCATTAA